From the genome of Brassica oleracea var. oleracea cultivar TO1000 chromosome C4, BOL, whole genome shotgun sequence:
TTCCTTTTTATTCTTTTCTGGAGTTGTGTTAGAGAAGATTCACTCCAAATTCCATTTAGAAGTAAGAAATATAATAGGTTTCGTGATGCTCTAAGCTGCACGTTCTAATGTTTTGTAATGGACAGTCCTTGGTATTAATTCCTTTTTTTTCTGTCAACAACGTTTAAAGACTCATATTGACTTTGTATTAATTCTAAATTAATAAGATAGATCAAAAGGCAATAGGAACAAGAGTTATGTTTTATTATCACCGGAACCTAAACTATGCATAAGAAGTCGCATAAATATATGTACTCCTGCTCTCTAGATCGTTTCGAGTGGAAGAAACAAGTTTTCATCATGTTAAGCTTAAACAAGCTGAAGAGGAGGTTGGTCTTGACCGGAGAATTGTTGATTCGGTTCAAGAAGGTTCACCGGAATATAGCTCCGGTTATAATTCTGTGACTGATCATGAGAAGACAGACCAGATTCATAAACCGCAATTCCTTGTATCACACTCGATTCCTGTTGTTCCGGATCCAGCCTAGCGCAGTTTCCTATCTGCAAAAACCGAAAAAAGTTTGGTTGTGACTTGTGAGAGAATGAAGTAGAGAGTAGAGATTTAAATAAAGATTGTAAAGAAAACGTGACTAACCTGAGCTCTCAGGTACATGTTATCATGTTGCAACTCCATCTCCTACATGATTTTTGACAAAACTCAACCTCCAAGAAGAAGACACGACATAGATGGAAAAAACGTTACTTGCAGAGGAACAAATGTTGCTTACCCTCTTCTGCATATACTCAAGCTCTGCCACTAACAACTCATTCTGCGATATTCCATATAAGTGTGAGAAAAACTATGTAAACCATAAAGAAACAGATAGACGTAGGTGCATGTATTAAGTACCTTCTTGGATCGGACGCGGTTTATTCCTTTTTCAAGCCTTCCTTCTAGGTTTTTGAGTTCCTTGAAGTTCAAGGAACCAAGTGATTCTCCAACAATATGCCTTCATTTTATAAACATGAACATTAATAAACAAAACAACTTCTTTAGAAAATTACAAGCTAACATGTGCACCTTAACTCATTCCACTTGAACAAATCGAAATGCTCAGCTTTATAATGAAGTGTTCAGAACTAGAAACCATATCTGAAACTTCATGAAGTGTTGATACTTTACCTGTTAGAATTTTGAATGTCCCGAATCTGCCTCCGAAGCTTAGAGGCTTCTTGCTGATAATACTTCGGAGTTCCATGCATACAAACACCATAACATTTCAAGAACCCACTCTTTTTTTCAGTAATGTTTTTTTTTGTAAAGAATAAAATAGAAAATAATGTACCTGAGTATTAGCTTCGGTGATAGTAGGAGGGTTGACGGCAT
Proteins encoded in this window:
- the LOC106339722 gene encoding agamous-like MADS-box protein AGL1 — its product is MEEGGSSHDAESNKKLVRGKIEIKRIENTTSRQVTFCKRRNGLLKKAYELSVLCDAEVALVVFSTRGRLYEYANNSVKGTIERYKKACSDAVNPPTITEANTQYYQQEASKLRRQIRDIQNSNRHIVGESLGSLNFKELKNLEGRLEKGINRVRSKKNELLVAELEYMQKREMELQHDNMYLRAQIGNCARLDPEQQESSVIQGIAVYESGLSSHDQSQNYNRSYIPVNLLEPNQQFSGQDQPPLQLV